The DNA sequence TTTCCTTTGTTATTTTAAGCAATTCGCTGATTTCGTTCTGTTTCAATCCTTTAGTTACTGCTAATTCAATCTCAGGTTCCAACCATATTTTTGTCTCCCCATCAGGAGACCATACATGCACATGCATCCTTCGCTCTTCTCTTGAGAAAATAGAAATCTATATTGTTTGTAGCGAAAAACTGTTGGACTCATTTATGTTCCTCTGTACATAGATACACCATAGGTCATTGTTTTGTCGTTGCCCTGTTCATCTTTTCGCCATTACAGCATATATTGCTCAAAAGAAGAACAAGAATCTCCAAAATTAAAGGATTCTGTTACCGGGGTCATCTTTGAAAATATGAATTCTTTTCGTTGGATTTACCTCTTGTGCCATATCAGACAGATAAACTGCTACATGGCTAATAGCTTCTCTGTCACGCTGAAATTTCGTGGAAAGTACTTCTAAGATATCCTTGATGATTTCCTTAAACAGTTTCACCAAAATAACTATTTTTGTTACAAAAACGACCTTTTTAATTACTTATTTTCTTTATCAAGAATGAAGTTTAAGTAGGGTAGGCCTTTCAATTCCCCGGGCCTCGAACTCCTCATAAATACGAAAATTAATCCTTTGCTGGATATCCATATACTTATTAAAGTCAGATCCAATAATGTAATAAACTATCTCAAAAATCATGCTAGAGTTTTCATATGATTGAAAATGTGCGCGGCCAAATACGGCATCGTCAATATTCTCAATAATATTTTTTATAATACCGGGCATTTCTTTTAATTTTTGGAGAGGTGTTTGATATGTTACACCAATCGTAAAAAGGACCCGCCTCCTTTCCATCTGCTTATAGTTATGGATACGGGAACTTGTAAGACGGGAGTTGGGAAAAACGATTTGCTCGCCAGCTACGCTTGTGATTCTTGTTGTTTTTACACCGATGTTTTCAACAATTCCCATTTTATCATCAACAATGATAAAATCACCAACCTGGAAAGGACGGTCAAAAAATATCACAAAGTAACCAAAAAAATCACTTAATACCGCTTGTGCTGCAAAAGCTACAGCGATACCACCAATGCCAAGTCCCGTTATAATTGCTGAAATCCTGAAATCAAGATTATCTAGAAGGAAAAGAAGGCCGAGTCCCCAAACTACAATAGTTACAATAGTCGATATCCCCCTCAAGTTTCTCATACTTTCTTTATCGCCAACCCTCTTCTCCCAATAATATTTAAAGACATAGTGGGTAATCACAACAGTAAATCGAATGATAAAAAAAGCAACAATTATAACAAGGGCAGAATGAAAGATTTTTGCTACTGATGTACTCAGGTCTAAATAGGTTAATCCAAAGTAAAAAGCACAAAAATAAAGTAAGGGAATAATGAATTTTTCAATCCCCGAAATAATAACATCATCAATGATGATTTTTGTGTTTTCAATCCATGCCTTTAATCGCTTCTGAATAAAACCTTTTAGAATCCTGATAGTAAGCACTAATACGATAATAATACCAATGCTTATGAGGTAATCTAAGAGGGTATTACCAAAATATTTTTGTTCTGAAATGAAGTGAATCAAATTTTTTCTCCTATAATTTTAGAATACTTCTCAGGTATAGATTCAGGAAATAATCTTTAGAAACCGTGCTTCTTCCAAAAGTTTACAGTAAATTTGTAAATAAAAAAAGCCTATGATGGTAGTGTCATCATAGGCTCTCTTCTTTCTTATAGAAAGAAAAATGTAAAATCGATACTCTTTTATATATGGTTTATATTTTTCTGAAATTCCTGCCGAATCTCATTCAAAATCTTCATCCCACCATTTTCTAACATCCTTTGAGCAAGTTCATTCCCTATCTTTACTGCCTGACTCGCAGGACCACGGTGATTATCTCTTACGGCAGTTATACCATCCACCGAGCAAATAATCGCTTCAAGATATATCTCATTCCCCTGCACATGTGCATGTGCCCCGATAGGAACCTGGCATCCACCTTCAAGCCTTGCCATCAATGCCCGCTCTGCTTCTACGGCAATTCTTGTCTCAGGATCATTGATGCCAGAAACAACTTTCTCAATACGATTATCGTGTTTACGGATTTCTATATAAAGTGAGCCCTGACCCACGGCCGGCAACATGATATCGAAAGGTATTTGGCTGATTTGACCTGCATAACCCATCCTGATCAATCCTGCATGGGCTAAAATAATAGCTTCCATAGTATCTGTTTCGAGTTTTTTAAGCCGGGTATCCAGATTACCACGCAGGTCCAGTATCTTGAGATCTGGTCTAAAAGCAAGCAACTGTGCTCTTCTGCGGAGACTGCTTGTACCGATACGTGCATTTTTAGGCAATTCTTTCAGGGTAGCATTATTATTGCTGATAAGAACATCATGAGGATCCTTACGCTTGGGTGTTGCACCCACAGTTAATTCCCCGTGGATCTCTGTCGGTACATCTTTGGCGCTATGAACGGCAATATCGATTTTTTTTTCAATGAGGGCTACTTCCAATTCCTTCGTAAATAAACCAACTCCACCTAAACGCGATAAGGGAGCATCTGTAATCTTGTCGCCCTTTGTAGTTATCTTCTCAATTTGAAACTCAAATTCAGGGTTCAATCGTTTTAGTTCAGATATAACCCAATTTGTTTGGATTAGAGCGAGTTTACTACCTCTGGAACCAACGATAATTTGTTTTTCCTTTGCCAATGCTAGTTCTCTCCATCTTTCATGAAATATAGTAATG is a window from the Candidatus Jettenia sp. genome containing:
- a CDS encoding mechanosensitive ion channel family protein; protein product: MIHFISEQKYFGNTLLDYLISIGIIIVLVLTIRILKGFIQKRLKAWIENTKIIIDDVIISGIEKFIIPLLYFCAFYFGLTYLDLSTSVAKIFHSALVIIVAFFIIRFTVVITHYVFKYYWEKRVGDKESMRNLRGISTIVTIVVWGLGLLFLLDNLDFRISAIITGLGIGGIAVAFAAQAVLSDFFGYFVIFFDRPFQVGDFIIVDDKMGIVENIGVKTTRITSVAGEQIVFPNSRLTSSRIHNYKQMERRRVLFTIGVTYQTPLQKLKEMPGIIKNIIENIDDAVFGRAHFQSYENSSMIFEIVYYIIGSDFNKYMDIQQRINFRIYEEFEARGIERPTLLKLHS
- the hemC gene encoding hydroxymethylbilane synthase gives rise to the protein MAKEKQIIVGSRGSKLALIQTNWVISELKRLNPEFEFQIEKITTKGDKITDAPLSRLGGVGLFTKELEVALIEKKIDIAVHSAKDVPTEIHGELTVGATPKRKDPHDVLISNNNATLKELPKNARIGTSSLRRRAQLLAFRPDLKILDLRGNLDTRLKKLETDTMEAIILAHAGLIRMGYAGQISQIPFDIMLPAVGQGSLYIEIRKHDNRIEKVVSGINDPETRIAVEAERALMARLEGGCQVPIGAHAHVQGNEIYLEAIICSVDGITAVRDNHRGPASQAVKIGNELAQRMLENGGMKILNEIRQEFQKNINHI